In Carassius auratus strain Wakin chromosome 48, ASM336829v1, whole genome shotgun sequence, the genomic window CCTCCTTTATCTCGCCTCTTTAATGTCTGCTAAAAGTGACAGTATACGAAATGGGCTTTTTTGTTTAGAGGTGATGTGTATGTAATTTTTTCGATGACTGAATACTTTCTGCAGCTTCATATGCAGAGACAACTATAAATAAGCCATTGCTAATGGATTCCCTGGCAAGTGTAAGATCTGTAACTCGGTGTAAACATTGCTTGGCTTGTTTGAGCATCACTATTGACCCAACTCAGTGATACGGACTAAACCTTTTGACTTTGGCCAGCAAGTAACCATACAGTATATCAATTATTTTAGTGCCATGTTAGCATGGAGTATAGAGGAACCTAATCAACTGACTGAATAATATCAAGCATGTCCAAGCTGTAAATGCCTCCAAAATGCAGAGTCACACAGCTGGACGCTTGGCAATTATTCAGCATTGACACTACGGCATTATCCGACCTGACATTACGTGTGTCCCTTATTTGTATGTGCATATGCATGCATTAGAGTCATGATGTGCAATTtagacaattatttaaaaaacctaTCCCTATGCACGGTGTGAATAATAATGATGGGAGTCATTATACAGGCTTACTCCCCTCCCGAGCGGCTGAAAGTGGCTCAGCAGTGCTCAGATCATCACAGCGTTTTAATACCGTCTGACAAGACCTGAGTGGGTGATTGATGTCTGCGCTCTGTCTAGTAATGTGACCACAGCATTCATCTGAGAAAGAATACTTTGATGTATAttatgaggatttttttttctgaatacatgcatgtaaacgtctataaatgtatttttatatccaaTTGCAAAAATGCAAATACTACACCTAGTGTGCATccatatattgtttttgaaactactataaatattattacaatttaagataaatcttttctattttaatataaattaaaatgtaatttattcctgtttttgttttatgcacCTGTATTTACTCCAGATAACCTCCAAGTGGAAAATAAACCCCAAcatgtcataaaaaaattaaataaaataaaaaatcagaatcacaGAGTTGGAAAAAGAATCAACCCCTTGTGCCAGTATTTTGTTGAAGCACCTTttactttaattacagcctttagtctgttgggatttgtctctactaactttACACATATTTGCCTGCTCTTCTTTGCAGAACCGCTCAAGTTCAGTTTAATTTGATGGTGAGTGTTTGTTGACTGCAGTCTTCAAGActttccacagattttcagtggggtttaagtctgggctctgactataGGCCATGCAAagacattcacctttttctcctttaACCACtatgtgctcagttttgctgtgtgctttgggtcattgtcatgatTGAAGGTAAATCTTCTTCCCATTGATAACTTCCTGGCTGAGGACAggtattttgccccatccatttttccttccagtcgctgctgcagagaaacacccccagAACAGGAGATCACCCGCTCCATGCTTTACAgcaggaatgctgttatttggttGGTGAGCTGGATTGGATTTCCACCAGTCATATCGTTTGGTGTTGAGGAGTCATTTGACTCAAGAGTCTTCAAtgtgtgttttggcaaagctcagtcgtgACTGCTGTCCTTTCTTGTGGAGtggctttttttcttgcaaccctcccatacaagccacattcgtggagaatttgtgattttgttttcaCATGCACACTATGACCACTCTTTTTCGTGAATTCCTGCAGTTGCTTCAGAGTTGCTTTCGGCCTCTCTGTCGCCTCGCTGAACAGTTTTCTCCTGCTCTTTCCTCCAGTTTGGAgtgacgtcctgatccagggTGGGTCTGTGCTGTACCAGGTACCTTGCATTTCTTAATAGACTTCACTGTGattctaggcattgataaagcctttagcatgtttttgtgtctgtCCACAACTCTTGACAGTGCCTTGCCTCCtgtagttgattgtttgcttcagttgcactaccgaggactgaaatgctccaggaaagacCTTTTCAAGCTGAGCTAGTAAAAATGAGCACAGCTGATCTCAGTTGAGAGTCAAATGATCTGttgtgccattgagaaggtgatcaacacctgattgagtttacaagtcatttttaggaggggGGTGATCGtatttccaacttttttttttatgttggtgtTTGTATATTTACTTGGATGCTATCTGTTGCACTAAAAAATTGTATTCAGTAAATACATTTGGATAAAACCAAAactgtccatcttcatttcaggctgcaaaacaGCAAAATGTGATTATATGTAACTGTGCATATGCATATACTGGTGCTATatatgtgcacaaacacacacacacataagctaATTTCATATAAATCAATACATACATGTAGGTTCATATGTAtcggaaaaaaaaattgatggatAGACCGTTTCAGTGTTTGCAGTGAGCAGGTCCTCTGAAGTTCCTCTGAAAGTCAGCATCTGAAGATAAGTGAACGGCCTTTCATTATTTTTCATCACAAACTGTCTgcacccttatgaaacaaaaatatattggaaaatatcatgtaatatattgggcatatattcttatatatatttatatttttgcaatatattgcaatatattaaaagcggcaatcatttgtatattttgcaatatattatataatatatgtatcatcaatatattattaaatgtattcaaatatattaaatattagaaaataaaaagggaaaataatatattaccatatatcacaatatattttaagaaatatattggcaaatatattttcctttcgtaagggcatACTCTGCATTTGACAGTTCCCAAATAAACCATACACAAGGTTTAAACCTTGTTCAATATTTaacaaattgtttgtaaatgcattttacacaTGCTAGTGTATAGCACGAGAGATGTTATGAAGTATAGATCTGACTCAATATGGATTTTACtccaaataaaatgtgtaaacactAGACCTTTTATTCTAATCTACACAAGAAGCTCACAATGTCATTGTGCCTGCAAGAATGTTAAACCTCCAGCCGCTTTCTCTGGTTTTGCAATTCAGTGGTATTTCCAGATTTTAGTATGGTCTTATGTGTCAGCTGGCACAAATGGCTCTGGAGCAATGAGATCCAGCCTTTTCCTGAAAGCTGCAAGTAGTTTATAGACATTTTTACACCTCCGCTTCTATTTGTAATACATTTCAAATGGATGAAAAGCTaactataaaatatgtattgtttGTTGCTTGTGAAGTTTGAAGTAACCagacaaaaataagtaaataaaataaaaaaagtacaaaatttgCATTGCTTTTTGATTATATTCAGAGCATGAAAATCATCTTGATTGCTGAGGGATGGTCACATGTGTGAATATGAGATACAAACATAGACATTTCTGCAAGCCTTTAActcttattatatattattagtaatgcaaaaaaaaaaaaattgtggatgtTAAAATCATGAAGTAGATGATGATTAATAAACTGAAGTTTGATCACAATACCAACACTGACCATAAGTACTAGTAACAGTGATATATATAGTTCAGGCATAAAACTATAGTTGTATTGTTTATTGGTTAGATTCCATATAACAATATAAGAAACCAGgccaaaaaagcaaacaaacaatatttcatttaaacTGCCATTGCGAGTGAGAGTATTGAGGAGGAATGTTCAAATGTGTGaaaatgggagaaaaaaaaaatctaaaaaatcttTATAAGGCTTCAACATACAGTAGCATTTTACAGATGCTTTTCCATTCGTATAACATTGATCCGGGCCAGTTTTGACACCAAATGGTAAGCGTGTGTGTTGCTGTTCCCAGACGTCACAATAAAGCCAAGTTTGCGGAAAAGCGAAAGAGCTGCCGTTTGCGGGGAGCTGATTTCTATGATAACTCGAGAAAGTCCCTGCTCCTTGCAAAACTCCACGGCCGTTTCGACCAGCTGGGTTCCCACACCTTTACATCTCTGGTTGAAGGACACGACCAACTGAAACACCTCTAGAGACGGTCCGTCGCCCGCATCTGCGTCCCATCCGTCTCTCTTCACCGCAGCCAGCAGCCCGACCACCTTTGACTTCCCGTTCACCTCCATCTCCACCACCCAGAATCCATTCGCCTGGCTGTCCATGAAGTTGGCCTGAATGTCAGCCATTTCTGCCTCTAGCTTCCTCCTGAGGAAAGCATCGTAAATCTCGTGGCAGCAATAGTAGACCAAACAAGCCCAGGCTCCTGCGAAGAGCACGGCCAGGAAGTACGAGGATCCTCCGAGCACATATCCAGCCACGGAGACGCTGAGGGTCATGCCGATGTGGTCCGGATGACTCATGGCTTTGAAGAAAGCTGGGTAGACGTGCTCCAGGATCCCAAAGCGGAAGAGAGAGACAATAGCTGACTTATCTGTGGGCTTGTAGGGCCTGATTATGCTCTTCACTGCAAGAGAGGTACAAAAAACAGGGATTCAATGACAACTTCAGTCATGCAGAGTTACAGGCAGGAGGAAGCAAGTACAGAAAGAATGCTTCTCATTAAAACCAGGGTTTAACTTGGACCATGACAGCAGTttcataatttgacaaaatttgaagGAGTTTAAGGTTTGTAGAATTCTTTTTAGTTGATATTTGTTTCTGCTATTTGTTATGGCAGcattatacattttcatgtagTTTAAGTAGATGTAGTAAGAAGTTACAGCAATGCAAACTATgtagacatttaaaaatgaataacaatatataaatacaaatgacaaagcacataaaaaatgaaagtgcaaataaaaaatgttaaataaataaatctaatgcaaaatattaacaacaaatgttatatataaattaactttagtaaatgagattaaaataaccaaaaactAAAGCTTAATAAACTTAATAcattatatgtaataaaataataaaaaaaacataatgacaatcccacaacaaaataacaaacacaaacaaaaattagaatgcaaacagaaaacataaaaatttgaTCTACTTCAAAATTGTAACAAAAGTTATAATGCTATATTAATGAAGCTAAAATAACATagctaaaacttaataaaatatgtaataaaatagaataaaaaacgaaaaaaaagaaGAGCAAATGAAGCTTTAATTTACAAAGGTGAAGCATTTCAAaactaatctaaataaataactggtggtttgtaaaaaaatttaatatgtgaaatgtgtaaaattgtataagatttaattgaaaaaaaatcacatatgaataaaatcataatatacttaatttaataagttaaaaaaaataaaaaattattttcaatatattatttttttttattttttttttttgaatgtctgTATGTTTTATACGATCAACAAACTTCAGACATTATAATAAAAGAATGTTTCACAATTGGGAAACATGACATTCAGTGTGAACCCCTCAACAGCCTTGAATTCACAATCTGAATCTGAAAAATGATGAATTGTGCCGCAGCAAACTGCAGTTTTTAATAATACGCCATAGCATAAGCTATTCCAGTCCTAGCATGATAATTGCATTAGCACCTTTGAGACACCTTTCTCAACACATTCAGACAGAGAAAAAGTTGACTTACAGCTGCTTTTCTGTTCCATCGCTGCTGTTCAACGCCGCCTTACCTCCTCGCTCAATCTGTGAACTTTAGCACAGTATGAGACAAATACCCATTTACAGAGCAGCTTAGGGAAAGAAATGGAGCatgttcaacacacacacacacacacacacacacacacagaggaccaCTCATACCTGTCCCAAACACTTATTCATTTATTAGATTTCAAACTATCCatcattttgatgttttgttttcttaaGATCAAAATCCACCTATTATTCATAATTACCAGAAACTGAAACatgattatgataaaaaaaaaaaaatcacaaatatttgtaattgtgagatttaaactcaaaaaCATTACCAATAATTTATTGCATTAGAGATTTAAAGccacaaatatgccaaataaatTTCAGTTGTGAGCTATACATTCATATTgtgtaatgttaaataataaaaatgagaaataactTTGCAATTGCGAAATACTGTATAAGAgcatattgtgagatataaaccccAAAATAGATCAGTTAACTTtgcagttgtgagatataaagcttATTGCGAGTAATAAAgccaaaaatataacaaacaacgTTGAAATTTagatataaagtcataaattTGAGAAGTAACTTGCAACTGAGATGTGAAAtcatgaatatgaaaaataacttgtaAGATTTATTTACATTGCAATTAATTTAGATtgcaattgtaagatataaactcatattcTGAAATATAAAGCTAGAATTTAAAGGAAGAgttacaattgtgagatatactgTAACAAACCTTTTTAAGAGATTACAAAACCATTTTAAGCGGGGATTGTTGACTGCATGGTCCTCACACTGTAGCTGATTGTTACATATGGATCgccagcctcacacacacactcatattcaGCGTCTCGCTAGTATTTCATCAAATCAGCTCTATAATCTCGGCCCGACTGTGTAATGAGCTCCTCACATGCCTCGCTGGATCAGACATGGAGCTGCATATCTCCGTGACTTTGTAGGGCTGCGAAATGTGACCTGGGTTTTAATCACAAGAGTTCAGATTAACTAACTAGTGACATTTAATAAGAGCTGTTAAAGATGCATCACACCCAATACACTAGACTCAAACATATAGGCTgtggtgcatatatatatatatatatctggctTCTCGACCGAATTTATGAtttttgattttttgattttttttaatttttttttgtgtcctATAGTAAGAATAACAATAAACAGGTTTTCAACAACATGAagaatattcatgtttttttgggtgaactgtcgctttaagaataaatgatgaaattctgtcattgaaAACAGTTCAGTGGAAACCCAGATGATTTTTGTGAATGATGTGGCTTCAAGGGCAGTGACAATGACTCAGAAAGCACTCTGAGGCTTCTAGGACCTTCGGGAACCTTACACGAGATTTAAATTAGAAATCCTTTAGTTCGTTCTGAGGTGCCATGGACCCATAAATTACACCTGATTGCTTGTCGCTCAATCACGCTGCATGCTACAGAGGACAGACAGCTTTCCAACCCATGCACTTCATTTAGTAACCGGCTTAGTGTGCATGTTTTACATTACAGgggagaccggggctagttgtcacatagGGAAGTTGCACCTGTGGCTGTATCTCAATAACTATAGGAGTCAAGTGATTTATGTATTTGGAATGTGCATAACAATTCCATGCATAACAAACTAATAAACGTTATGTGGTGCATGTTTTTCAATGCATAAGATTTCTGTAATAGTACTTATAAACGTAAAGTGTTTTAGATGCACAATAGCCAGATTTATCATCAGTAAATCCAAATGGTTAAACTGTATATTGCTTATTCCACAtgcagtaactttttttttaatcacaattaacAGATTCATGCAGATTATAGGCAatctgaataaatgcattttaataaatgcatagaAAATCAAATagttaaaactataataaaactgatttttgAGTGCAGAAATATATTTCTAACCTGATACATATGAAattgaaatgtgaaatttaatAGACATATTATGACACATAGAATCAATGTAACGAAactttttatttgtgatttagTCACAGCTATTACAAATAACTTTGCATTTGTAACATATAAAgtcatattgtaaaatataaagacaaaaatgACGAGCAAATGTGAAGAAGTCTTATTGTGAACCTGACAAATATG contains:
- the LOC113065360 gene encoding N-acetyltransferase family 8 member 7-like, which gives rise to MEQKSSLKSIIRPYKPTDKSAIVSLFRFGILEHVYPAFFKAMSHPDHIGMTLSVSVAGYVLGGSSYFLAVLFAGAWACLVYYCCHEIYDAFLRRKLEAEMADIQANFMDSQANGFWVVEMEVNGKSKVVGLLAAVKRDGWDADAGDGPSLEVFQLVVSFNQRCKGVGTQLVETAVEFCKEQGLSRVIIEISSPQTAALSLFRKLGFIVTSGNSNTHAYHLVSKLARINVIRMEKHL